One Phyllopteryx taeniolatus isolate TA_2022b chromosome 20, UOR_Ptae_1.2, whole genome shotgun sequence genomic window, CCGTGCTGCCGGCGTGGGATATAAAACACTCTTTTAAAAGCTACACTGTCGCACAAAGTGCACGCCCCGACATCACAAATCAAAACGCACTCCGGGAGGCGCCGCGGTCCGCAAAACTAACGATAAGCCACGATTTGTTTTGATGTGCGGAAAATATTGATTTGTGTGTTTAGACTCTCCAAAGCGCTGGTTTACACGCAGAGCACTCTTCGGGAATCATCCatcacgcacgcgcacgcacgctaCCTGAGAGGACAGCAGGTCACAGTCGACGTGCGCACCAGTCCCCGTGCGCCGGCGCTGCAGCAGGGCGGCCAAGACGGCGCCGTGGGCGTACAGGCCGGTCGCCAGGTCAGTCATGGCCACGCCGGGCCGGACCGGCTCGCCGTCCTGTCCGCACGAAAACTGCGTCACGGGACGtctcgcgcgcgcgcgcacgcacgcacgcacgaacGCCTGTCTGACCTCTGGCCCGGTGATGTGCATCATCCCGGACACAGCTGAGGCAATGGAGTCGTACCCCGGGCTTTGATTTTGAGGCCCCGTTTGTCCGTaacctgcgcacacacacacgcacgcacacacacacacacacaaaggtcacGTGAGGTGGCCTAGCGTGGCGAACCAATCAGAGTGAGAGTTGTGACTTGAGGTGCCTGTCTGAATAGCTTTCAGTGCATTGTGGGTAATTGATGAAACTTGACGGCTATGTGCTAATAAACATGAGAAGTGGAGGGCCAGCCACTGACGCCATCTGGTGGCCAGTAGGAGCATGGCAACCAAGAGCTGCACATTTTGTTGCTAGATTTGGCCACTTTTCAGACCAGCCGCGCAACTTTTGGGATTTTCGGAATCTTTTGATCCTATTCTGGAgtgcagatgatgaaatccctaaattccttgcgaGGTTACTGTATGAAACTGTGTGGCTACttgctcacacagttgttgACAAAGCGGCGAGCCTCGCCCCAGCCGTGCTGGTCAATAACTGCGCCTTTCGGGACGCTcgcttttatacccaatcgtgaCACTCggctgtttccaattaacctgctcacctgtggaatgttccaaacaggtggttTGGGAAAATCCCTCAACTTTCCCACTCTTTTGTTGcccctttcccagcttttatggaacatgttgcaggcatcgcattcaaaatgagagaataataaacaaacaaaaaaacaataaggttcatcagtttgaagatgaagtggatttgcaaatcatctgtTTTTATTCcagttttacacaacgtcccgaatTCAATTGGATTGGGCTTTGGAAACAATACAATTAAGTGGCTAACCATTTGACTGAATATGGTTTTCAGTTTCATAAGCCCTCTGATGGAAACCACGACAACAATTTCTTgtcctcaatgaacctaatatgcacattttgggaatgtggcaGGAAGTCGGCGAAAACACCCACAAGCGCGCGGAGAACCGCCACCctcaaaactctttttttttaatcatgtatattTTCACTTATGGCAAgcgggtctggaacgtaacGCCCGCcataaacaggggttcactaAATGACATTAGCTCGCAGCTTTTAGCAACAAATGGATACTTTTTGATCTCATGAGGGAACTGTGATTATTTTCGGGCAGCGCCGGGATAGAAACGGAACAACAAAATGAGTTGGCGACAGTTCTCCTGAGTGGAGACGTTTGTGCCACACCATTACGTCATGAATAGACTTTACGCTCAACTGAtcgtatcggccgataattagcattttatgccgatcggccgATTTGATCGACTCCGCAAATGACATTTACGCCGCGTGGCCATCGtggacagtatatttgaatccaaaagctggtttatttttagccttgccgcgtgtcttttgacgtagtactgtaaatacctgaccgccaataaagtcattttttttttaaaacatgtcggcggtgcgGGAcggacaacacgtctgagacagacaacggCCGGACGGGACAAATTTGCACGTTCACGTTTGCACTCTGTCAGACGACTGCgatcaaatcttgtattccgataccgtCGTTTACGATCgccgggctttatcttgtcaactcagacgtgaccggatacacccgttaccatggcgacgacaacaacaacagcggATCGCACAAAGTGTATTCTAAGAACCGAAGGGGGAAAACGTGCGCTGGTGGGAGAAGACTTTAATTTCAtttacgtacttttaatacgatacggttCGCTAGTTGTGTAGGCTAGCAAGCTAGCGCTAGCACTAACGGtcgtacgtaaacatgccggcgttatgtcGACTCATGCGCTAACGTTTCGGGgtgtgtgaagtcatttaattacagtaagcaagcactcattatttctgtcatgttgtaatgttggtttgacctgactcgagaatacttttgaagatacagtaAATGGACAAGTCATtgaaatggacacattgctccatcttgtgatcagatcagtgaccggttatcgttttttttttttaaactcgctgatgggCCCCGAAACCCCTGACCAGTCGTTCACGGCAGATTCGGCAGCACCCGGTGCGGATGAGGCGGCGGCGGTCGCGGCGCATTAAGTGGCGACCGTTCCCATCACGCTACACGTCAGCCCTCGTTTCAGAAACGAGGTGAAACCCGCAGAGAAGCGACCACCTATTTGTTTGGAAATGATTTATGTATGAGCCTCCTGTCAGCCTCTACCCTACTCTTACAAAGCCTTTCTccactcttaaacaccttttcattggctggcaaccaatccacCGTGACCCCGTCTCACGGACAAATTCAGCTGGGACAAACTCCAGGTCAGTCACGACCGCGCACGGCGCCAGGATTTGTTTCCCTCCCGGCGCTAAAGGGTTAGGGCTAGACCGGCCTACAGAGGGCAGCACCTGAAATGGAGCAGTAGATGAGCGCCGGGTTCCGTTTGCTGAGCTCCTCGTATCCCAGGCCCATCGCAGACAGTTTGCCCGGCAGGAAGTTCTCCATCATCACGTCACACGCGCCCGCCAGCTGAAACCGCAACACACAATCCACGTCGGCGGCGTGTTGTCAACATGTTAGCGCGTCACGTTTCCCTGGTGACCGCTGAGCTTCGAATGCCAACGAAATCTCAAGTCGTCTTAGCGTAGACGACCGCTGGCAAAACGCTCGTGCAGAAAGGAGCTCAAAGATTTCTAAAAACcgatggaaaaatgtttttgttacaatGAATCAAccaacaatttctttttttgaacacATTACCACTtgataagacaaagataatgacgtTCAGAAATCGACAAAAATCAatcggttgtttttttttgccaatttttctctctgttgtaaagttaaacaaatactaaaaggacaaagtattttaAGAGTCAAATGTCTTGCCTGTAAGTCATacctttattgttgtaagcattAAGGGATCCCAAAAACAGTCTTATTATtccttatatatttttttattaatcggCCGATGAATATTATTCTGCCGAATATCGGAATCGGCCTCATAAAACCCGTATCAGCCAggcattatttttaatataaagaAACTTTGGTGTTCATTAGAagtatctttctttttttcacatcaAATAAACGAACAAAACTTGAATGAAAATCTTACGTAATCTTATGTCTTTTTCTGATTATTTGAATGTGATCGTCATTGGACCCGAAAGCGTTTTACCTCCTGGACGACTTGTGCTCCTCGAGGATGTTTGAGGTCCACGGCGACGCTCTGCAAgcacaagcccaattccaatgaagttgggacgttaatcaaaacagaatacaatgatttgcaaatcagcttcaacctatatttcactgaatacaatacaaagacaagatatttcctgttcaaactgatcaacttgattgttttgagcaaataatcatgaacttagaatttgatggctgcaacacgttccaaacaagCTCCGACAGGCAGGTggccaaaaagactgagaaaagttgcggaatgctcatcaaacacgtgttcggaacatcccacaggacacaaagttcaaaagccagcctctgtgatggtatggggctgtgttagtgccaatggcatggggcacttcgcacatctgtgaaggcaccataaatgctgaaaggtacatacaggttttggaggaaaacatatgctgccatccaagcaatgtctttttcacgcttatttcagcaagacaatgccaaaccacattctgcacgtgttacaacagcgtggcttcgtcgtaaaagattGCGGgcactcgactggcctgcctgcagtccagacccgtctcccatcgaaaatgtgtggcgcgttatgaagcgtaaaacacgacaacggagaccccggaccgttgaacggctgaagctgtacatcgagcgagaatgggaaagaattccacctccaaagcttcaacaattcgtgtcctcggttcccaaacgtttcttgaatgttgtgcaaagaaaaggtgacgtaacaccgtggtaaacatgagcctgccCGTCCCAGCTgtgttggaacgtgttgcagccatcaaattctaagttcatgattatttgctcaaaacaatcaagttgatcagtttgaacatgaaatatcttgtctttgtctttgtagtgtattcaattcaatagaggtggaacatgatttgcccaAAAAACAGCTTGTGAGTGCGAGCGAGGCGCTGCTGCTTTCAATGTGAATTCCTGTTGACGCATAAATCTACCAAAAGCGCTCCGAGCTTTTTTTCTTGGCCTCACCACACACGTACTTTTTTGTTGCGGTTGACGCTGAGGAAGTAGACGCTCTCCGAGCCCACGAAGGGGGGGCCCCACGCCCGGGTGTCGTCGCCTGCACCTGCCGAGCGACACACACCGCGCGCTCCGCATCATCATTCGCGCGAAGAAACAGACAAGACGAGAAACCAATGGTTGTTTTGCGTACCAGCGAAAAGATCGTACTGAGCAAAAGCAGCGACCGCATCATGACATGTCAGAAACAATATGTGCCGCAAATATTTGGCTTTGCCTCATCGAGGTCGCCGGCCGAGCCACCAAATTATAATAGAATTAGAATTGCAATGTTCAATTACTGAAGCGCTTATTTCACTTTATctggaaagacaaaaaaatattacttttatttctgttgaagaaagttaataaaaaagtcggataaaaaaaagttggaaaaaaccATTTGAAGGCTCGTTTGGTGTGAGGAGAACTAAAGCACATTGCAGGAGggaaaaacattaaaagcaaaacttgtttcgatgtcatttgttttttgtctagcGAAATCAGATTTCATTGGAAGGTGGAACGCGTTCCGACATGAACTTGAGGATGAGAAGACGTCACCTGGTTTCTCCACTTTGATGACTTCGGCTCCCAGGTCTCCCAGCATCATGGTGGCGAACGGTCCGGCCAGGACGCTGCAAACACATGGCACGAGAGGCTCACCCGGCGGGCGCAAAGCGGGCGACACTGCCACGACGGAGCCTTCGCGACACGGTATTGACCTTCTAGCACGCTCACCTGTTATTATTTTCGATTCACGAAGCATCATTTTTACCATTTCCGTGTAATTTCATAGTAATGTGAACATGTTGGACTTTTATCTGTTTTTCAACTAGCGGTAAAAGATTTTCTTGGAACTGAAGATTTTGCAAGGAAATGACATTCAGAAAATCCCCCATCTTTGTCTGCTTTTGCTTTTGAATTCTTCACATGTAGCTCGTTGCTTCGAATAGCATTTCTGCCATCGCTCCCCGCGCCGCTTACCGGGTCAGGTCCAACACTCTGACGCCCTCCAGTGGCCGGCAACGGTCATCACCTGCAGGCGAGTCACGTCttgaaatcaacaataaataaatacatccagCCGATGGCTTTATTTGTTGACTGTTAGAATTGTTATTATGAgttaatttgatattttcccCCCGAAAGGAAcaacttattttcacattacctgtaaagaacaaatatgtcttTCTCCTATTTTTGTGGAGGATGATGCAAGTATATGCATCATGTATATGAGAGGAAAAAacgtttcaaagcttgtttgctATCTGGAGAAATAAAACTACAGTATTaccatttgctttttctaaaaGCGAAGGGGGGGAAAcgtccgttttttgtttttttggcggAGGGAAGCATTTTGTATCAAGGCTATAGCTCGCAACCCTGGCAATAAAAAGtaagttttagtttttgttgcGAGTGTAGTAATTTGTAAGAACAGTTCAGAACGTACAAACGTTTAAGTGGGTCgagttatgttaaaaaaaaaaagaataaagtgtgAACTTTTCCATGAATGTGAAGGCAGTTTCATCTTGCGAGGAGGAGACTTCTTTCGTCTGTCGTCCCCCAGTGCGAGCTAAGCGAGCCATTTAGCTCCAAGCGTTAGCCTGTTAGCTTTGGTGCTGCTGCTACCTGTTGCAGATGGCGACAGCCGCCGTCCGCAGGACAAACTTTTCACTCTTGTCCCCCCTGGCGAGAGCGAGGCCAAACCCGCCGCCGAACGAACCGCCCGGAGGAAACGCGAAGACCAAACACGCAACAACATTTTATGAATTCGTATTATATGACCGCTTGGCCGTCCGCAGCTAATGCTAATGTCAAGTTAACGTCAACGAGTATTGTAGACACTTCCGGACCAACATTTTCAGCGTTGCGGCCATGCacatcaaatgtaaatagagCCGGTTGGCCCGCTTTTGGGATACGTCAACAAGTtcgccatgttgaatgtggcacagGTTAATGGAAAACTTTAGAAAGCGACAACCCAAAAAGTGCCCATAGTGCCTCTCattaaaacacacgcacacacacaggtacacAATAAGAAATTTATTCTTACCAGTTGAGATTcaaacatatacatacatatatagcctgtgtactgtacacatgcatgcatgcgtgtttgTCACAGGCCCGTTAATTGGAAAATTGGCAATAATCAAAgggttgttaaaaacaataactatTTCCGTATGTTATGTAAAATGTGGGttgaaaataaagtttcatattgcggcacagtggaagactggttcTTACCTGTctcacatctgtctcacagttgtgcggttgcgggttcaaatccagcctcgcctgtgcggagtttgcgtgctctccccgtgcctgcgtggcttttctccgggtttcctcgcacatcgcAAACACATACGTgctaggttgatcgaagactgtaaattgcccgtagatgtgagagtgccaatggttgtttgtttctatgcgccctgcgattggccggcgaccagttcagcccgcagttagctgggataggctccagcacgcccgcgacccgcgtgaggagaagcggctcggaaaatggatggatgcaagttTAATATTATGCCTCAGTACCAAGTTTGTACGGATCCGGGGGGGCCGAGGGCATCTTCCCCCAGGCCGCCCCTGTAGGAGCTTTTACATTGTTGtctggtatatttaatgaccctCCAAATGTTTACTTCGGACGGAACTTCACACATACTTCATGTGTACATATCATGCTGATAGTCAAAAGATTAGAACTTTCAAAGATTTAAGGATGTTCTtaaggcgggcgggcgggcgtcTTACCGCAACTCTGTCCCACCCAGCTCTCCCCTAACCGTTTCATGGCTATCCAGTGTTGTTCGTGCTGTATCGCGGCGCCACGCCGTTGACAGAAGCTCAATTGCGTCGAAATGATCTTCTTTGATTTAAAGCTTAAAAACAACTATGTTACGCGTGTGCTTCTTTgtaacaccaacaacaacaatttcaccttaaattaaaactaaaatgcTACATGCTAAAGCTATGTACATACAGAGCAGTGGGTGGTCAACATTCATTTCTAAAAAAGTTCACTTTGTTCACATGTGTTCTTGATTTCACTTctgcaataaaaatgaaaaacaaaaactcgtGAGATGCTCAAAAAGTCAGTATTGTGACATTGAGGTGCAGCGCCCCCTAGCACGCGGAGGTCTGCAGTGCAGCAGGCAGGCCCAGATACTCGCAGTTCCGGGCGGCGGGCGCCGGCCGAGGCGGGAAGTCGGCCCGGTAGTCGGGGTTGTCCAGGCTAGCGGCCCGGGGCGGCGAGTTTTGGGCCGTGTTCAAGTATTCGGGTCCCTCTCGGACTCGGGGCCCGGCCTTTCCGTCCTCCCGCGGGGAAGGCGGCGAGCTGGCGTCCCAAAATGGACCGGAGTCTTGGTAGTTGGGATTGCGGAGGTCTGAAGGCCGGCTACTTGCGCCGCCCTCAGCCTGGTTCACGTACTCTGCAACAAACATTTGTTAAGACGCTGGTCAAACACCCGAGCGCAACTGCCTctcagttccgaggaccggggttcaatccccggccccgcccgtgtggagtttgcatgttctccccgtgcctgagtggcttttcactccgctttcctcccacatcccaaaaacacgcacgttgattgacaactctaaattgcccgtaggtgtgaatgtgagtgcgaatggttgtttgtttgtatgtgccctgcgattagctggcaaccggttcagggcgtaacccgcctcctgcccgatgacggccgggatgggctccggcacgccctaGTAAGGACAAGCGGAACGCAAGATGGATGGAAGTCTTTTTACTTAGTATCTCCACCACTCCCGCCCGCCTCCGTGCCCTTCGGCAACACTCGGCAAGGATCGGCGCGTACCCGGAAGTGTCTGCCCGTTTTCTGTTTTGTGAGAACAGAaattgttgtgtgcgtgtgtgtgcgtgtgtgtgtgtggtgttctgtgttgagattatctgcgcacagcacacacaatacgaccaaaagTGCAAACTGGCAGATTTTTTATCTTCATGCGTCGGGTGTGTCACACATGAAAAATTCTTGTGTGTCTACCAGGCCAGGTGACAAAAACCTTTCTTtgaaaaaccaaacaaatggGACGCTAtcttgaaaatgcagatttccaaaTGTAAACATGCAACCTGTCGTGTCGTGTCGTAGTTCAAGACAAAGTCAAGTGGAGTCTCTCGTTCGTCGGTTTTTCGGCAAGTAAGTCCCAAGTCCCGAAagtgcacgcgcgcgcgcgtttACCGTGTCCGGCGAGGTGGTCTCTGTCGAGCGGGTTTCCGGTGGGGTCGCTGATGTAGCGCACGGCGACGCTGTCGGCCCGCGCGGGATGAGCCTGCGCACGCGCGAAAGTCGTTACGGCCGGCTCGCGGCGCCGTAGCGAAACGGAGGTCCGTACCGTGGCGCGGCAGGGGTGGTCGCCACGGTTACCGGAGCCCTCGTAGGGCAGCAGGTATTCCTCGGCCTCCACCGTGTCGTCGGCGTCGTCCGAGCTGAGCAGCCGCGAGAAGAACCTGCTGTCGGACGGGCTGGGCGGGTCGCACTGGCAAAATAAttgaagagaaaagaaaaaagcacaCGGTTGCCGTCATTACAGCGAACGCTCACCTATGCACGGATCCACAGTCACCAACTCACCTGCTTTCATTTGTTTCTGCGGAAGCGACCCGAAAAACTAccatgccacaaaatggtgacaaatacatggctaataggaaagtagtaattggtctCAAGGAAATATGTTCAAGTGATACACTTGACTGCTCTTAGATCTCTCCGTGTCAGGGAGGAGCAAAGTTTAGCCCGGGTTGTTAGCGGAAGAGCGTGccaattgattatttttttttgaccaagGGCTCGTACAGGCAGGCGTCGTCACACTCgtgcatttttcaaaatctaAACGTCTGTAAACTGTTGATTTGGGAGACGAGTTTGAAATCGTATTCAAGTGTTTTGGGTACTTACACTTTTCGGGTATATTAACAGTTTAAACGACCAAGATGGGCAATTCCAAACATTTGCAGAGTGAGTTTTCACTTTTCGCAGCAGGGCTCGGTGTGATCCGCATCTGCCGCCGAtcgcgagggttcactgtagcTAGGCTAACGCTGACGCTAACGCTAACCTACCTGCAGGACCAGGTACCTGCTGGGGTCCCGCGCCATCTTGGAAAACTCCACGACCAGTTCCCGGAAGCTGGGCCGACCGGAGGGGTCGATCATCCAACCTGAGGACACACGAGCCGCGCTCGACGTCACCTTCTCGCTTAGCGGTGGTGTGAAGTCATCAAATAcgtaaaaaatgcaaaacaacgGGCTTCAGAGAGACAAAAACAGACAGGATGAATACACGAACACAGCCCTCATATCCCCACAGATAAATGCGCCACGAGCGGGCGGACCGGGGGGCGCTCCCCGCATTGTGCCCTCCCTGCCTCCCGACGTGAAGGCTCCCTGCCGTGAGGAgacgcccccccaaaaaaagtcaggaTGAAAGCTATAAGCTAGATACCACAAAGGATAATAAGAGATAAATacgacagaaagaaagaaaatagatACGCAAGTCATGAATATGTCGGGCAAGGAATAAATAAGTGAGAAAACGAGTGAATCATTTCAAAGCGAATGCAAACAGCGGCAACACGGACTGTCGACATGTGCGCTGCGGCGTTCCGCTTCTTGGAGCGTTGCCGCCGGGGTTCAGATCGGATAGACCGGTGAGACATTTTCATACTCATGAAAGATTTTGAAATTCCACTACAAATACGAACTTTGTCACTGTCCTGCAGTTGACTTGGCAGGTATTGCTACTTTACTTGAGTTTTCACTTTTATTGGAAATTTGGTATTTGAAAGCAAAATATTCCCCATTCATGGCAGAATTTATGGATGTTGTCAGCACGTCATGGtcgttttgaggaaaaaaaatcaagggcAAGCCAATGCTAGCTAGCGCTTGCTTTCAaaacatccattttgtgagccgcttctcctcacgcgggtctatcccggctgtcatcgggcaggaggcggggtacaccctcaaccggtcgccagccaatcgcagggcacatacaaacaaacaaccattggcgctcacattcacacctacgggcaatttagagtcgtcaatgaacctagcacgcatgtttttgggatgtgggaggaaagcggagcgcccggagaaaagccacgcaggcgcggggagaacacgcaagctccacacaggcggggccggccggggattgaaccccggtcctcagaactgtgaggcggacgctctaaccggtcttccaccgtgccgcccggtttaaaaacaacaaaattattatCAGTACAAGCGTCatgaaaattaataaaagagggaaactacaAGGGGCAGTccaaaagtaatgagcccaatttcaTTTAACCTACTCATGATTTTCACCGTTTGTAGCTTAAATACTTattatttttgcttatttttgaaaaattgtttgaAGCCTTTCCTCTTCcagtcagccattttgaaaaGAAGGTCATTGTCGGACGGCCGTCCGAAGTTTGAATTTCTTGAACCACCGGCGCTGCGTCGGGACGACCGCGACCCCTCCCCCGTACTCGGCTGATCCGCCGCCTTTTTGGACCTCGAAAAGAAGGGGTCAGGGGTCAGCTGTACAAACGGGTTCGAAGCACAGCCGCGGCCGACTGAATTCGACGAGGCCGGCCTACGTGCCCTCGTTCGTCGATGGACTGTTGCTGGCGAAAAAGGAAGATTCTATTTATTTAGCTTTATTTCTATGCATACATTAAAGCAAGAGGAAAATTGGGCTCGTTACTTTTTGACCtcgtattttgtgtgcaacatTTCGGTGTCTGtactttttccacttttactgacataaaggagttgaatcaataTTTCTAGTTTAAGCATTttgaatgggttttttttttacgtgtacTTGTACTGGCGTAGCGCGTGTGAGAGGTTTTGCGCGGTGCGCCGCTTACACTTGACCATGAGCATGTAGACGTCGATGGTGCAGACGGGCGGCTGCGGCAGGCGCTCGCCGCGCTCCAGAAGCGACGCCACCTCGCCGGCCGGGATGCCGTCGTACGGCTTGGAGCCGAACGTCATCAGCTCCCACACGGTCACGCCTGCCGGGCGACGGAAGGCTTTGATTGGCagacgtgtgtgcgcgcgcgcgtgtgtggaAGGCGACTTACCGTAACTCCAAACGTCGCTCTGGTGTGTGTACGTCCACTGAAGGATGGACTCCAGAGCCATCCACTTGATGGGAACCTGACGAAGCAGGAAGTAGCACTCGCTTGGTTTTTGATCAAAATATCGATTGATCGATGCATCGCAATATTGCCACCTCCGATTCAATATTCATTCGGCAACTCCTGTGAATCGATTCACTTCCTGGCCAGTGGGGGGCGCTGTAGGCTGTACTTTTTAATCTGTTTATACAGACAGaactgtcatgtttttgttgttgtttttttttttttttttacttttgtacgaTATGCAATGGGTTTTtgtgcacattttttattttcagatgttttattgcttGAAAATGTGAGGTGACATACCACATACGTTCCTATCTACAATTCCAGTTGCAGATATCTATAACTTGACTTTGCGTAGTTAAAACGTAACTTTAGACATTTCAAATGTCTTGAACTCGAAGAATCAAATTGCAGCAATCTCAAAGTGGAGTTACAGATACAGCCGCGGTGCATTCAGGTGCAGATATCTGTGAGTGAATTATCTGTAACTCCAGTTGAAGACATCCACATCTCAATTGGATTCCGACTTGTCATAATTCTCCAATTCAGTTGTAGCTATCCGTAACGACCTTTTGCCCGTACGCAGGACTGGCAAAAGTGACATCGTTTGTCCGATGTAAATCTCTGAAATGAAAACGGCGGACGGAAAGAATGTCGTTGCGGATCGCTAAAAGTTGGCGGAAGATGTTCGCTCTTCAAGTGTTAGCCGAGCACGGCGTCACGCGCACCTTTCCTCCGTCCGCGTGGTATTCTTTCTCGTCGGCCGTCAGAAGTTTGGCGAGGCCGAAGTCCGTGATCTTGACGTGATTGGGCGTTTTCACCAGCACGTTCCTGGCCGCCAAATCTCGATGCACGAGGTGGCGCTCTTCCAGGTAGCTCATCCCCTGCCGAAAGAGTCCCGCGGCCGTCAGCGGAGGGCCCGGGAGGAGGCGGGTACGGGGCCGGCCTACCTTGGCGATCTGGACGCACCAGTTGAGCAGCCACTGCGCGCCCACGCGTTCCCGGTGCTGCTGAACGTAGTCCAGCAGGCACCCGTACGCCATCAGCTGCGTCACCAGCTGCACCGACGACGTCAGGCAGATTCCCAGCAG contains:
- the sugct gene encoding succinate--hydroxymethylglutarate CoA-transferase isoform X7: MLLRVWSSRFLRAVRSAAGLASLSPGGTRVKSLSCGRRLSPSATGDDRCRPLEGVRVLDLTRVLAGPFATMMLGDLGAEVIKVEKPGAGDDTRAWGPPFVGSESVYFLSVNRNKKSVAVDLKHPRGAQVVQELAGACDVMMENFLPGKLSAMGLGYEELSKRNPALIYCSISGYGQTGPQNQSPGYDSIASAVSGMMHITGPEDGEPVRPGVAMTDLATGLYAHGAVLAALLQRRRTGTGAHVDCDLLSSQVSCLSHVAANFLNGGKEARRWGTAHESIVPYQGFQTKDGQVVVAAVNDRQFARMCRVLRLPELGRQPRYSTNKLRVQNRRQLVHALGQRFLQETTADWLRRFEGSGVPVGPINSIRQVFADPQSGQRLHV
- the sugct gene encoding succinate--hydroxymethylglutarate CoA-transferase isoform X2, coding for MLLRVWSSRFLRAVRSAAGLASLSPGGTRVKSLSCGRRLSPSATGDDRCRPLEGVRVLDLTRVLAGPFATMMLGDLGAEVIKVEKPGDDTRAWGPPFVGSESVYFLSVNRNKKSVAVDLKHPRGAQVVQELAGACDVMMENFLPGKLSAMGLGYEELSKRNPALIYCSISGYGQTGPQNQSPGYDSIASAVSGMMHITGPEDGEPVRPGVAMTDLATGLYAHGAVLAALLQRRRTGTGAHVDCDLLSSQVSCLSHVAANFLNGGKEARRWGTAHESIVPYQGFQTKDGQVVVAAVNDRQFARMCRVLRLPELGRQPRYSTNKLRVQNRRQLVHALGQRFLQETTADWLRRFEGSGVPVGPINSIRQVFADPQVKHNGLVQEMEHPTAGRIAVPGPPVRYSSFSRSKPTPPPVIGQHTVQVLRDALAYSDDIIGELLESGAVAQNRARCLFSTSTDDDDDDI
- the sugct gene encoding succinate--hydroxymethylglutarate CoA-transferase isoform X3 → MLLRVWSSRFLRAVRSAAGLASLSPGGTRVKSLSCGRRLSPSATGDDRCRPLEGVRVLDLTRVLAGPFATMMLGDLGAEVIKVEKPGAGDDTRAWGPPFVGSESVYFLSVNRNKKSVAVDLKHPRGAQVVQELAGACDVMMENFLPGKLSAMGLGYEELSKRNPALIYCSISGYGQTGPQNQSPGYDSIASAVSGMMHITGPEDGEPVRPGVAMTDLATGLYAHGAVLAALLQRRRTGTGAHVDCDLLSSQGFQTKDGQVVVAAVNDRQFARMCRVLRLPELGRQPRYSTNKLRVQNRRQLVHALGQRFLQETTADWLRRFEGSGVPVGPINSIRQVFADPQVKHNGLVQEMEHPTAGRIAVPGPPVRYSSFSRSKPTPPPVIGQHTVQVLRDALAYSDDIIGELLESGAVAQNRARCLFSTSTDDDDDDI
- the sugct gene encoding succinate--hydroxymethylglutarate CoA-transferase isoform X5 — translated: MLLRVWSSRFLRAVRSAAGLASLSPGGTRVKSLSCGRRLSPSATGDDRCRPLEGVRVLDLTRVLAGPFATMMLGDLGAEVIKVEKPGAGDDTRAWGPPFVGSESVYFLSVNRNKKSVAVDLKHPRGAQVVQELAGACDVMMENFLPGKLSAMGLGYEELSKRNPALIYCSISGYGQTGPQNQSPGYDSIASAVSGMMHITGPEDGEPVRPGVAMTDLATGLYAHGAVLAALLQRRRTGTGAHVDCDLLSSQVSCLSHVAANFLNGGKEARRWGTAHESIVPYQGFQTKDGQVVVAAVNDRQFARMCRVLRLPELGRQPRYSTNKLRVQNRRQLVHALGQRFLQETTADWLRRFEGSGVPVGPINSIRQVFADPQVRRFATAASPAASRRPLL
- the sugct gene encoding succinate--hydroxymethylglutarate CoA-transferase isoform X1, which codes for MLLRVWSSRFLRAVRSAAGLASLSPGGTRVKSLSCGRRLSPSATGDDRCRPLEGVRVLDLTRVLAGPFATMMLGDLGAEVIKVEKPGAGDDTRAWGPPFVGSESVYFLSVNRNKKSVAVDLKHPRGAQVVQELAGACDVMMENFLPGKLSAMGLGYEELSKRNPALIYCSISGYGQTGPQNQSPGYDSIASAVSGMMHITGPEDGEPVRPGVAMTDLATGLYAHGAVLAALLQRRRTGTGAHVDCDLLSSQVSCLSHVAANFLNGGKEARRWGTAHESIVPYQGFQTKDGQVVVAAVNDRQFARMCRVLRLPELGRQPRYSTNKLRVQNRRQLVHALGQRFLQETTADWLRRFEGSGVPVGPINSIRQVFADPQVKHNGLVQEMEHPTAGRIAVPGPPVRYSSFSRSKPTPPPVIGQHTVQVLRDALAYSDDIIGELLESGAVAQNRARCLFSTSTDDDDDDI